A section of the Cydia amplana chromosome 15, ilCydAmpl1.1, whole genome shotgun sequence genome encodes:
- the LOC134654615 gene encoding hemicentin-1-like: protein MAAKFLFPLAFVIAQVSCGQNSLTFVIDNSPSMGDEISQVKDAAKSIVDIVLREKSSQIEDIVLVTFRNHGDPKLPSAILRKKTRDARELKQALDSVTLDSAYCLEVALSGMKKGLEESRQGSYMYVFTDTTSEDYNRFEEIKTMCQEKQIQVVIIITDITCGMESDEGYKVFQKIATACSGQVFRVDKGEVNQVIEDVKETIKGDRTVMAVATVPANTWENVNFTIDEQTEYAVVSASGSDVVLQVYDPASRLKTGTQITWTKNVKVTKLTNLIPGTYTAKVRGNSTVSIMVFGRTDFNFQHGFSTAVQTNMKATDTQPTTAVPTLLMVSVHDEKHSAIIREVELLDMRDQVVRTLPLTNVQGDIYKTDMFLSPEHTFKIVVVGTAKNTRTTVKRVAKTPVTPIQSVAPAISKTPSVLHVKEGASVDIHCRITAGKPRPQISWYVKKQDASRFTALSNTDEVFHVTAALSNDQYKCVAKNVKASDVYTVTLDLQSPPRIVFVPPNTAEYYGVEGDVAMTLPCAALGFPTPTIKWTVDNKVVGRDKSKDLYVENNALILRNPKEIHSSINSHYVCRAKNNNGEVAQPYKVTISKYVDSGNANGSHFGSLDHPYDFVCPLPYTDPNSVRWFKNFTHYTNGPSLHFDHPTDMDSGNYTCRVSDMNGAVSHTVEIVFGSPPKRDRSSFNIRWSGEEWKKIACYSNESPLGKYEWLYNGKKMEGVHEQSLRPIGWGQYTCHITHPLGNLDLNFQVSTKDNECGIPTSFLKAERAPLVLDSSLTWLSIPTSGQYLMMPHSEKLQLICQDDKSYSNSFTKFPTSKSLYATCDKEDSFLVDGISRKISELNCKNSVTPSVLKTGKQCLGANTELKQVGFHVNGFTDVYQSCVDTTKNVPLYTKMNTIGIKKGSNGKVKTVKRTCVDKCCYEKTQLVNAEDVSFGPAEKATFIDSLNLVNYCKPKNNTNWHDIEEISRERAENEQFTVWSGAASYAQVGGIWTPKYLWKVIKQSDTLEKMVVIHENTEPAGPKLCTGTCGEEVVWFEPVGDRTYCCSVDDFKKAFGVAIDFN from the exons ATGGCGGCCAAGTTCCTGTTCCCACTAGCGTTCGTAATAGCCCAGGTGTCCTGCGGTCAGAACAGTCTGACCTTCGTCATAGACAACTCCCCGTCTATGGGCGATGAAATCTCGCAAGTAAAAGATGCCGCCAAGTCTATTGTTGATATTGTTTTGAGGGAAAAGTCGAGTCAGATTGAAGATATAGTGCTGGTGACATTCAGAAATCATGGCGACCCAAAACTTCCAT CCGCTATACTTAGGAAAAAGACCCGCGATGCAAGAGAACTTAAGCAGGCGCTCGACTCAGTTACTTTAGACTCTGCGTACTGTTTAGAGGTCGCTCTGTCGGGTATGAAGAAAGGTTTAGAGGAGAGTCGCCAAGGTTCTTACATGTATGTATTCACTGATACCACATCAGAGGATTACAATAGATTTGAGGAGATCAAGACTATGTGTCAGGAGAAACAAATTCAA GTCGTTATAATCATCACTGATATAACCTGTGGTATGGAGTCCGACGAAGGGTACAAGGTTTTCCAGAAAATAGCAACGGCGTGTAGCGGACAAGTTTTTAGAGTCGACAAAGGGGAAGTCAACCAG GTAATCGAGGACGTAAAGGAAACCATTAAGGGCGACAGGACTGTGATGGCGGTCGCGACTGTCCCTGCAAATACGTGGGAAAATGTAAAT TTCACAATCGACGAGCAGACGGAGTACGCAGTGGTGTCAGCTTCTGGGTCGGATGTGGTTCTACAGGTCTATGACCCGGCCTCCCGGTTAAAAACCGGCACGCAAATTACGTGGACGAAGAATGTGAAG GTCACCAAACTTACTAATTTAATTCCCGGCACCTACACAGCGAAGGTGAGAGGCAACTCCACAGTTAGCATAATGGTGTTCGGACGTACCGACTTCAATTTCCAACATGGCTTCTCCACTGCAGTGCAAACTAACATGAAGGCTACAGACACACAACCCACTACAG CCGTCCCAACACTCCTAATGGTGTCCGTGCATGACGAGAAGCACTCCGCAATCATCCGCGAGGTGGAGCTTCTGGACATGCGCGACCAGGTCGTCAGGACACTGCCACTGACGAACGTGCAAGGAGACATTTACAAGACTGACATGTTCCTGTCACCAGAACATACGTTTAAGATCGTT GTAGTTGGAACGGCTAAAAACACTAGGACCACAGTGAAACGCGTTGCTAAAACACCGGTCACACCAATACAATCAG TGGCTCCAGCAATATCCAAAACACCGTCAGTTCTGCACGTTAAAGAAGGCGCATCGGTCGACATACACTGCAG AATTACCGCAGGCAAACCTAGGCCCCAAATATCGTGGTACGTGAAAAAACAGGACGCGAGCAGGTTCACTGCGCTGTCAAACACGGACGAAGTTTTCCACGTAACCGCAGCCTTGTCCAACGATCAGTACAAGTGCGTTGCGAAGAATGTTAAAGCGTCAGACGTATATACTGTAACTCTTGACTTGCAAA GCCCACCGCGGATAGTTTTCGTCCCGCCCAACACCGCCGAGTACTATGGCGTGGAAGGGGACGTAGCCATGACACTGCCTTGTGCCGCTCTAGGATTCCCCACCCCCACCATAAAATGGACGGTCGACAACAAAGTTGTTGGCAGAG ACAAATCAAAGGACCTGTACGTAGAGAACAACGCATTGATTCTGCGAAACCCCAAAGAAATCCACTCAAGCATCAACTCTCACTACGTCTGTCGTGCCAAGAATAACAACGGCGAAGTTGCTCAACCCTATAAAGTTACTATTtcaa aATATGTCGATTCTGGTAACGCTAATGGTAGCCACTTCGGTTCTCTAGACCATCCATACGATTTCGTCTGCCCACTGCCCTATACGGACCCAAATTCAGTGAGGTGGTTTAag AACTTCACTCACTACACGAATGGCCCTTCTTTACACTTCGATCATCCGACGGACATGGACAGTGGCAACTACACCTGCCGCGTGAGCGATATGAACGGAGCTGTCTCTCATACTGTCGAAATAGTTTTTGGCTCTCCGCCGAAAAGAGATCGGTCATCATTCAATATTAGGTGGAGTGGAGAAGAATGGAAAAAAATCGCTTGTTATTCCAATGAAAGTCCTCTAGGCAAG TACGAATGGCTTTACAATGGAAAGAAAATGGAGGGTGTGCATGAGCAATCCCTGCGGCCAATCGGTTGGGGACAATATACTTGTCATATCACTCACCCTCTCGGAAACCTGGACCTCAACTTCCAAGTTTCAACTAAGGACAACG AATGTGGGATCCCAACATCATTTTTGAAGGCGGAACGTGCGCCTCTTGTATTGGACTCGTCCCTAACATGGCTTTCCATACCAACCAGCGGACAGTATTTAATGATGCCACACTCTGAAAAACTTCAGTTGATTTGTCAAGACGACAAATCATATTCAAACAGTTTCACTAAGTTTCCTACATCAAAGTCACTTTACGCCACCTGCGATAAAGAAGATTCTTTCCTAGTTGACGGCATTTCACGAAAAATATCGGAATTGAACTGCAAAAACAGCGTAACACCAAGTGTACTTAAAACAGGAAAACAGTGTCTGGGGGCGAATACAGAGCTGAAGCAAGTTGGATTCCACGTTAACGGCTTCACTGATGTTTATCAATCATGCGTGGATACCACCAAAAACGTTCCGTTGTATACGAAAATGAACACAATCGGTATAAAGAAGGGGTCTAATGGAAAAGTTAAGACGGTTAAAAGGACTTGTGTGGacaaatgttgttatgaaaagACACAGTTAGTGAACGCTGAGGATGTCAGCTTTGGTCCAGCTGAGAAGGCAACATTCATCGATTCTCTCAACTTGGTGAATTATTGCAAGCCGAAAAACAAC ACGAATTGGCATGATATAGAAGAGATAAGTAGGGAAAGAGCGGAAAATGAACAATTTACGGTTTGGTCTGGGGCTGCAAGCTACGCGCAAGTAGGTGGGATTTGGACACCCAAGTATTTATGGAAG GTCATTAAACAGTCGGACACACTGGAGAAGATGGTGGTAATCCACGAGAACACAGAGCCAGCTGGACCCAAGTTGTGCACCGGCACATGCGGCGAGGAGGTCGTCTGGTTCGAGCCGGTGGGCGACCGCACTTACTGCTGCAGTGTGGATGACTTCAAAAAAGCATTCGGTGTTGCCATAGACTTTAATTAG